In the Arachis hypogaea cultivar Tifrunner chromosome 20, arahy.Tifrunner.gnm2.J5K5, whole genome shotgun sequence genome, AAgccggatgttcattttactaggtagGTCGATAgttattttcattctaatttggatgtttatttgatttggattgaatttaatataaatttgccTTATTAGaagaatttgttaaaaaatattgtgAGCATGGTGCCTATTATAAACTGAAATTTTACTAACATGCTTAATCCTGTTTAAGTTAGTCATTTTCTTGGTGGTTTATATTGCCGATATTTATGTCATAGTACCATATGTCACTTAATTCctttggttgtttttttttttttttttgtgttcgaTTGTAGGTCGTAGAAGTGATGGACGTGACTGAGTTAGAAACTGATGAGACGAGACTTAGTCATATTGTAGAATTGGATTTAGTGTACCATTTACTGAATTCAAGTATGTTTGGAGTTGTCGCAATTAGATATAAGTGATTAAGTTATAACAGGGTTATGTGACATTTAGATTTGTAAAACAATACTAAATCGTATTTTTCTTTAGCCATTTAAATTAAGTcgaatgttcattttactataaTTGCATATGGTTTTTTCCATTCTAAAGTAGATGGttattttgaataattatttgtcttttacttgattttctgCATTTTTTTTGCACATACCCCGCAAgttgaattagatttagtttaattTGATTGAATTCAAGCTGGGTTTTAGTTATGTCATTTAAATATGATGCACAAGTGGTATTTTTGGTCAATTACTTAGTTGTTTCTTATCAACTAATGTGGATGTTCATTTACTATGTATGTGAATTGTTCCTTCCTTTTTAGAGTGAATATTTATTTTGGGTATACCGTTTGTCCTTTACTTAATTTTCTGGCTTTTGCTTCCTCATGCTCcgcgtttttcttttcttttatggtTTTGGAATTATAGATTAAAATACGATTCCTGTAAACATTGATATTAACTTGAAAAACAAATAAAgtcttaatttgaaattaaaaaaaaaaaattttattacataaCATTTACACGAGATATATAACTTATATTTTAGAGAAATAATAGAAAGCCAATAGTTagtcatcaatatttaaaagtgtaTTAATATaacaagaattttcaaaaaatactacCATCATGATGACAGTATTAAACTCTTCAAGGCTAAGTTAAGGAAGCTTGTCAGGAACTCCCTACTTGTAATCTTTCTCCAACATTTTGGCTGTTAGAAATTGTACCTATgatccttctttctctttcttactctTCAATTTTGTAACCCGTGCGATAGTCGATGTGCACTGAAAAATAGGAACACGGTTCAATTTTCAGGCATATCAATTACTAGTGTGTAACAAGAACTCATTAAccccaagctttagaagataatCAACAatctatgaaaaaaaattaacctcAAAAAAGCAtaactaaataattaactaaataatTGATTTCACTATAACCAATAAAACAAAGTAAAACTCAATTCcaacacaaaataaaatgaacatatgcatacatagtaaaataaatatccgCTTTAGTTAATAATAAACATCTAATAAATTAACCAAAATTTCATCATTGAACCATGTTTAAATAGCCTAATTCAAACCCAACTTCAATTCAAGAAAATATAAACTAAGTCTAATCCAATTTTTCTCCATTACTCCAAAACcacttaacaaaagaaactagTGGAACATGTACATGCAGAATTCAACAAATCAAGCAAAAGATCAATACTATAAGTAAAATAAACATCCACTTTTTGAATAAACAAACCATCTGCATACatagtaaaataaacatccatTTTAGTTGATAATAAACATCTAATAAATTAAGAACTTTTATTCAATTATTACATTCTTAATTAAAATCCAATGACACCACCAACAACATAAACAGATAGCATATATGTTACTACATAAGGTCTTCTTTTGTTATTATATGCATGATATGTTGTTAGTAATTAGAAAGAAGCTAAAACATAGTTGGATGCATGCTAAAAGAAATGCAGAATACCACTTCTATGTTATGCCGCTTATTTTTGGTAAAAGTCTCTTCcctccttattttattatttaagaaaaatgcTTAAATTTCCAATATATGTAACTAATGTTGTATTTGTTCTATTTAGGAATCGAGTTATATCCTCTCTATGATTAAATAAAGTAATTTaacaccaaataaaagaaaattaatctcTTTATGTGATATgttcataataaaattaaaataagatgtaTGTGTGATATTAAACATCTAACTTGAACTTCTTCAAACTAAATAAACAGTTAATATAATTAGCATCATATATGTACTAAGATCAGAAAAATAGTCGCCATCAAACAATAACTCGTTCAAACAAGCTGACAATGTACTAAGATAAgaaaagccatcatcatcatgaaaatCGACCATCCAAATGTACGGTAAAGTAACCAACCAATTCGCATTTTAACTCATTATTTGTACAATAAGATATccgcaaaatcaaaataaatcatACATCTAAACTCAAGGCAACAAAGTTATATTGAATTATGATCAAACACAAAAAGAAGACCTATTTCCAATTTATAGACTTAATTCAATATGAAGCGCCACTTCATGAAAACAGATACTAAGAATGCTACTAAGAATGCTGCTATGATAtaaacactattaaaaatatgaaaaataaatactccagtgttttatatttttactatttGCGCCTAATGCTATCTCTCTAAGACAAAATAAAAACTAGAACAGTACTCATTCTATATATTCTTTCTCAAGCTACTTCATTAGAACTTAGCGTTCAAAACtcaaaatacaagaaataaattctctctctctatatatatatatgacacagTAAACAACTAAAGTTTCATTTCAATTGTATTCATCTGCAAACatgttttaaattttactaacgTCTATACTCTAACAAGAGAAAGGAGTACAACTCTCATTATTCTCCTCTTAAAAATGGAACATCaattaaaacttttcaaaatctaaGCATAAGTGCAACAAGcaaggaaaataataataataaaacaaaaacagaCAAAAAAACATAATAGTTAGGAAGGCTCAACATAGTACTATAGCAACTGTTAACTCTTCTTTTCAGATTTGGAAAAAAACCCATACAGAACTTAGCAACTcagaagtaaaaagaaaaaaacattttTTCCCCTTCCCCAACAAGAAAGCTATCACATACAAGGAAAAAACCTTTTTTCCCTTTTGTCGCTGATGGGGTTCCAGAACATCCCGGGAAGCTGCGGCTAGGTGTTCAGCCGCCACGTTTAGCAGCGGTTGCTTCCTGCGAGAGCAGTTGCACGCGTTGGAGGCTCCGTGTCAGGCGGCAACTCGGCGGGGATGTTCAGTCGTGACAGTGCGCAGCGGTTGCTGCCAGGAAGGGAGGACGGACGCGGTGTGGGTTGGCTCCTAAAGTGCTGATCAGCATGACGCACGTTGCAGGTCACACGAAAGCTGCGGGGACGGGATGTTTAACGACGAAAATGTGGGGTTTattggaaaaaaatttaaaattaggggTTAAAACAAAACTGAACAGACATTAgtaaattaggataaaaaagaGTTAATTCTCATTTTTAACTTATATTGAGCCTAATAAACAGCTCATTATAACCATTGTATAGATACCGCTTCCTAACGGGACTCTACAAAAAATTGAAGTATTTGAATCGTTGACTTTACATATAAAGTTCATTGAGAATTCAGCTGACTCTAGTTTTATAATAACCCTACACTTTTTTTGGTACATTAAAATACCTGCTTTTGTGGGTGCAAATTCTCTTTCACATTTGTAGCCTATCTTTTTCACTACTTTAATCAAATTAAAGTTTTATTAGACTATTATCATTTatgatgaagaaaaaaaaattgaccaGGCTTCGTTTATAGTTAGTTCATTTTTCACAAAGCAAACAATTCCGTAATAAAATTTGGATACAATTGTAAGCTACACACCAATGacataatcaaattaaaatttgggTGGAGACAATTTTTatgtgaagttttttttttttatttagctaCCCAAGAGACAAATACAAAATGTTTTTTAGAATAGTTTAAATGCTAAAGTGTTgaagaattttatattattatttgtaaaATTTCTAAGATattagagaaaaaagaaaagagtaaaTTCTGCCATGAAGAAAAACGCGACGATGACTAAGAAGATTGCGCAAATGGAATTTATTAGCATATAGACATATAGTAGCTAGTATTAAGTATGTGTGCATGCATTTATAGTAGTTtgaaataagaacaaaaaattgTATAAGTTTATAACTTTTTATATGCATGGTTTACAAAATTTAGGTTGTGACACGTACAAAAATGGTTTGAGAAAAACAATGTGCTGTGGCTGATGAGAATTGAGAAATTCCACCGTGACGATGATTGAGGTGGCGGCTCTCTAATTTGAATTCCTTCCAGGGTAAGAGCATGTCATCTTGGAAAGAATACATatagccaaaaggagaaaaaggaaAGTATGAATGGAAAAAGAATGTGCCATCTTTCTTTGAAATGAAGGTGACAACAACAATcaactctatttatttattaacacaCGTAGACTTTATTCACCATACGTATATATGTTCATCTAATTTTAAAATTGGCATAGTTAAAACCAGCTTAGATGAATGAATGGAATTAATATAAGACTGAAATATTTCCATTTCAGCCTCAAGTTGAAACGCTGTGTATTGAGTCGCAAAATAGTCAATAGTCAATAACACGTGTACATACGACAACACTCAACATGTATGTACACCTAGTGGACATGAATGTGAACGccattatttttgtaaaatttttttccaCTCATAATTCTGAAGTATAGTCaatatcatatataatatatcaaTAATTTGAATATTCAACTTAACATTTTATTTGTATGTATAAGATATAGCAAAGGATACACACCGACACCaataatgataaaatattattgaaaattcAAGTGGAGTCACCTTTACATGAATTTGATAGTTAAGAATTggtagatgaaaatttagtcaaatcagtcaaatcatctaacaaacttttagctatcaacttcacataaagtcgactgcacctgattTTTTACCTTATGGTTGCTATATATATGAAAGGATCCGAAAATAATTAAAGAAGCTCAAGACATTTTTTCTCTACTGAAATGGCCATCAACCCATGGTTTCATGTCTCtgttttcttgctctctttttatTACACCTTTGCTTTATTATCTACTCTTGGAAAAAGCATCACCAGCACCGATGATGAATCTGCTCTTCTTGCATTCAAATCCTCCATTACTTCAGACCCAAATCACATGCTTAGTAACTGGTCAacctcttcatcatcttctttatGCAACTGGGTTGGTGTCATTTGCGATTTGGACAACGGAAGAGTGAAGTCTCTGAATCTTAGTAACATGGGTCTCGTAGGTACCATTCCCCCGCACGTGGGGAACCTCTCTTTCCTTGAGGAGCTTGACCTCAAAGGCAACAACTTTCATGGTATGTTGCCACAGGAGATGTTTTCGTTGCATCAACTAAGGTTGCTCAACTTGAGTTCCAACGCGTTTGGTGGTTCCATTCCTCAATCTGTGTCCAACTTGTCCAACTTGGTCGAATTCGATTGTTCATCAAATCTCATCAATGGAACTATTCCACCCGTGATTGGCCAACTTCGCCAATTGAAGCTCTTCAATTTTGAGAATAACTCACTTTCTGGAATTATACCACCAACAgtttccaacctcactttgcttGAAGTATTCAACCTTGGTTCTAACTTCATATCAGGTACTATTTCCGTACCTAATAGTCACATGCATTTAGACATATTCTTTTAAGAGAAAAGTCTTGTGTATATCACTttcagttttctttttttttttttctagtagtaattAAAACGGAGAAAACTAATGTGCATTCGACTTCACATAAAGTTAATAGCTGAaagtcgttaaatgatttgattgatttgactaaattttctaACGGCTCTcggctatcaacttcacgtaaagttgactaCACCTGAATTTTTACCAATTAAAATAGTACAATGTAAGTTAGATTTTTAAGTGAACGTTTAATTTATTAtagtaatattaaaattatttttcataatttaattttaattaatacattGTATATATTCTTTCTATGTACAAAGGGACATGATAAGATAACTGAACAGATAAGATAAAGAAATTTGAAGGTTGACTTTTCAAAGTCCATTTTTGCTACCTGCATGATGTAATACGTACACGACCACATGAGGGTTGAGGCAAGATAACAATCAAATACTAACTCTTAACTCATCAGTTTTCACACGAAATTAAATAAGGAATTTGAGTGAAGGTTTTCTATTCacgctgttttttgtttttatctaaAGATAATAGATAAGAATCATTAAACAATAATTgagtcaaatatattaaattatttaataagttTATGAAAGAATTTATGTGAATGCAACAAAAGCTTTTCTAATTTTGCCGGCACCGGTTATTGATGAGAGCAACAAAAGCTTTCTTCCAAAGTCAATGCAACCTGAGCTCTCTCTcttgatattaaattaaatatatgatGTTAGGAATGTTGTTTTCTATTACCATGCATAGAGTTTATATACTTTATTATTATTCCAACTTGCATAATAATGTTTTTTTCATGTGcatgttttgatgaattaaaggAGAAATTCCAAGAGAGGTGGGTGATCTTACTAAACTAAGGAGAATGAGATTTGATCACAATAAGCTTAGTGGCAAAATACCAGCAACATTATTCAACATGTCAGTGTTGTATGATTTCATTCTTCACTTCAATGATCTCTCTGGCACTCTTCCATCAAACATTTGTCAAGGCCTTCCCCAACTTTCTTACCTTTATCTCAACGAAAATGATCTCTCTGGTAAGATGCCAACTGTTTGGCATAACTGCCAAGAGTTGATCCATGTTAATCTATCCGTCAATGGTTTCGATAAAGGTCCCATGCCAAGCGATTTCGGAAACTTGACTAAGCTTCAGTATTTATATCTTGATGACAATAACTTGGAAGGTATGAACTTACACCAACATTGTTAATTACTTTGATAGTAATGCCTAAAATATTCTGTTCTGGAAAGGCATTGTTTAATGCttattattgtgtatatatatatataggtgaggTTCCATTCTCCCTTTTAAACATCTCTTCTTTGGTGATAATGAGCCTTATGGAGAACAAGTTAAAGGGGCAGCTTCCAAGTGATATGTGTCATCTGCTCCCTCAACTGGAATGTTTGTACCTAGATACCAATCAATTTGAAGGGATCATTCCAAGATCAATTAGCAgatgcacacaactcaaagtttTAAGACTAATGTATAACCAGTTTACAGGTATATACTTCTTCATACTTGACCAATTTACCTACTCTTGCATGCATTTAGTCCTGTTCAATTTACTACTTGAATCCATAAGGTATTATTGTTGAGACATTTTGCTATGCTTCTAGGTACCATACCAGGTGAGCTTGCTGATCTGAACAATCTTCAGTATCTTATGCTTGGATTTAACAAATTGAGTGGAACTATTCCCCTAAAGCTTCTGAATAGTACAGCTTTGAGATTGTTGTATCTTTCATACAATTCTCTCTCAGGCACTCTTCCATCAGACAAAGGCTATAACCTTCCTAACCTGGATCAACTGCACTTAACTGGGAACAAATTTGTTGGAACCATTCCAAGTGGTTTATTCAATGCTACTTTGCTCACTAAACTGGACTTGAGTGAGAATCAATTCAGTGGAGTCATGCCAGCTGCGTTTCGAGATCTATCCATACTCGAAGTTCTCCATATAGGTGGCAATAACTTGACAACCGATAATGATTCTCATGAACTCGACTTCCTTACTTCCTTGACAAGTTCTACACATTTGAGAAGGATAATCCTATCTAACAATCCTTTAAATGCAACTCTTCCTAAATCAATTGGAAACTTGTCCCAGTCTTTGGTACTCTTTCAAGCAGATAATTGTGGAATCTATGGCAACATTCCAATGGAAGTAGGAAACATAACAAGCCTgtggaatttgaatttatatggGAATAATATATCTGGACCAATTCCTGCTACAATCAAAAGGTTACAGAACCTTCAGTCTTTGAATCTGAGCTACAATGGATTGCAGGGATCCATCATTGATGAGCTTTGTGAAATCAAGAGTTTAAGTGTGCTAGCTTTATCAAGCAACAAGCTTTCTGGAGCAATACCAGCATGCTTGGGAAATATGGATTCTCTTAGAAAGGTTTACATGGATTCTAATAAATTGAACTCAGGGATTCCATCTTCTTTCTGGAATCTCAATGACATCTTAGAGGTGAACCTGTCCTCCAATGCTTTAACTGGACAACTTTCACCAGGGATAGAAAAATTGAGAGCTCTTGTACTATTGGATCTATCAAGAAATGACATTTCAGGTGACATTCCTGCAATAAGTTCACTAGCTCTGCAAAATCTTTCCTTGGCAAGCAACAAGTTGCAAGGTTCCATTCCTGAATCACTTGGTAAGTTGGTAAGCTTAAACTCTTTGGACTTGTCTCAAAATCTTTTGTCTGGTTCCATTCCAAAATCCTTAGAGTCCCTTACTTTTCTTAAATACATCAACTTGTCCTACAATAACTTGCAAGGAGAGATTCCCAGTGGTGGACCTTTTGCAAATTTCACTGCTCAATCTTTCATGCATAATGAAGCACTCTGTGGTAACCCTCGCTTACAAGTCCCTCCATGTGCTAAACAAGATGGCAAAAGTTCAAGGCTAAAACTGATTTTAGCCATTTGCATACCCCTTGTAATAGTGTTAATCATTTTGATTCTTGCATGCATAATTGTTCGCCGACATAGAATAAAAGATGAGGAGAATCCAGCTGAAAAGAATTCATCAGACTTGGGAGCAGCAAAAAGGATTTCCTACTATGAACTTGTCCAAGCAACCAATGGATTTAATGAGAGTAACTTAATTGGAAAGGGAGGTTTCGGTTCTGTGTATCAAGGCATGCTCTCTAGTGGAATGATAGTTGCCATTAAAGTGATTAACGTGGACTTGGAAGCAACATCCAAGAGCTTTGATGCAGAATGCAATGCAATGCGCAATTTACGCCATCGAAATCTTGTTAAGGTTATCACTAGTTGCTCAAATGATGAGTTCAAATCTTTGGTGATGGAATTCATGCCAAATGGAAGCCTAGACAAATGGTTGTATTCACATAACTATTGTCTAGATTTCTTGCAAAGGTTGAATATAATGATGGATGTGGCATCTGCATTGGAATATCTTCATTATGGTTCTTCAATACCAGTTGTTCATTGTGATCTGAAGCCTAGTAATGTCTTACTGGATGAAGATATGGTTGCACATGTTAGTGACTTTGGCATTGCCAAGCTCTTGGATGAAGGACAATCCATAACACATACTAAGACCATGGCTACACTAGGCTATGTTGCACCAGGTACTTTCTTAGTTCTTTTTACTTTCTAGTTAACTATAACACAATCTAAGCTATTTTATTTGCTTCTTATATTGATAACATTTgataatcattattattattattactgaaATGCAGAATATGGATCTAAAGGAATTATTTCAATCAAAGGTGATGTATACAGCTATGGAATCATGCTAATGGAAGTATTCACAAGAAAAATGCCAACAGATGATATGTTTGCTGCAGAGTTGAGCTTGAAAAGTTGGATCAACAACTCAATGCCAGATTCAGTGATGGAAGTTGTGGACTCTAATTTAATACAACTATATGGTGATGAAGATATTGATGTTGTATTGCCTCATATATCATCTGTGTTGAGATTAGCTTTGAGTTGTTGTGCAGATTCAGCTGAAGAACGAATTAAAATGACAGATGTGGTTGCAGCATTAACCAAGATCAAGAATGAGTTCACCTTAATGAAAGAATGAGCAAGCCAGTGAAATATGCATGGCTCATCTGTATGGATTTCAAAGCTACATTAAAAGAATGTAAAGTCATAAATAAGATAATAATATATGTAATTGTTGTTCTCCTAGCCCCTActttatatagatatatatacagAAGTATCATAAAATATAGCCATAATCACATGCATAGATATTGTTAGGCCTTAATTAAAGAGCTCAAGAGTACTTTCCACACATGAAAAAACCACTTATACTTTAAGGACATACATAATCCTAAGACCAATAATATTTCCAAACCATCACATGGCTGCAACCGAATCCCAGATTGGCATTTGAAACACAGGTTAATTAAAAGAAAGTTAacagttaataaaaataaaagtatcatTAGAAAGAATCTACAAATGATTTTTTTCTTAAGAAAGAATAGTAAACAAGATACTGAAAATGACATAACAGCTCATCAATAGTACCAGTGACATGCCatacatgcatcatccttgttacCCTTACCAAGAAATCATTTAAATATTCATCAATTTGGTATAAAGTAtggattatataattaaataacaacgTCTGAATAAAATAAAGGTGATGAAGTAGTCAGTAGTGGCATGCATGACAACACTAAAATAAAAAGTGCCACTTGTcataagaaaacaaaatgaaattgCCACATGTTTCTAAAACagacaattttattttggtcAGAAATAGTGATAGTTTTAACTTGTATATATATAGACTATAAATAaacagaaataaatattttttaaaaaaataattatgtattGAATTACTGATAACAACATTTTGAGAAATATGTAGCTAACCATACCATCTCTTACTAAAATAAAAGTGTCATAGTTTTCTGGTCGGCAAGTTGTCTGCAACAATAATGATGGACACACAGTACAAGGGATGGTTTTGACTAGTTTGAGTGAATTATCACTGAAGTGTGAATTTTATGCAATTATTTTCTGTCTTTCTTTTCAAAGGTtataaattcttttgaaaaattatataCAAGTTACATACATAAGTTGGCAACTACAAATTATCTGTTAAAGAAAAATGTGATCATCaagtcatataaaaaaaaaaaaagcatttgtGCAAgttatattctcttctttcaggTGCTTAGATTCATCCAATCCAACCTATTGATGTAATGGCAAAACTATGTTTTTATCTGTCTACCTTCTGTCTCTCACTATTTTACTTCATGGCATGCTTAGTTCTGAGTGAAGTGAACATCAGCACAGATGATGAACATGCTCTTCTTGCATTCAAGTCTTCCATTACTTCAGACCCCAATAATCTCATGCTTAGTAATTGGtcaacctcatcatcatcatcttcttctctgTGCAACTGGGTTGGTGTTACATGTGATTTGGGTAATGGAAGAGTGAAGTCTTTGAATCTCAGCAACATGGGGCTTGTAGGTACCATTCCTCCACAAGTGGGGAGCCTGTCATTCCTTGAGGAGCTTGATCTCAAAGGAAACAGCTTCCATGGTGAGTTGCCACATGAATTGTATCAGTTGCAACAACTGAAGTTGCTCAACCTGAGTTATAACAACTTTGGTGGTTTCATTTTGGACTCAATATCCAACTTTTCTAAGTTGGTTTACTTGGACTGTTCATCAAGTTTCAGCAAAGGATCCAATACTATTCTACCAGTCATTGGACAGCTTCAACATTTGAAGGTTTTGAGGTTAGATAACAACTCTCTTTCAGGATTCATTCCACCAGCCATATCTAATCTCTCTTCACTTGAAGTCATTAGCCTTGGTTATAATGCCTTGTCAGGTAATATCTTACATTTTAGCACACATTATCACATGTTAAACATCTCAACATTGCAGTGATAAGTGAATAGTGTTGCTTATATAGGTGAGATTCCAGTGTCTCTGTTGAACATCTCTTCATTGAGGCATTTCAGTGCTGGCTACAACAATTTAAATGGAACTCTCCCTAAAGAGTTGTGCCATCAGCTTCCTCAACTTGAATTCCTTCTTTTGGATTTTAATCAATTTGAGGGAACTATTCCAGCATCAATTGGTAACTGCACATCTCTGGTACTATTAAGTTTATCCAATAACTTTTTCACAGGTATAATAGTATGTCCTCCATAATTTTGTACAACAATATTTCAGCCATTATACATAACAAATTTATGTCACCTATTAATCAATATCTATCTTTTCTTTCACAAAAATATCTCTGTTTATGAAGGTCCAATACCCATGGAGATTGAAAATCTTGGTAAATTTGAGCATCTTGCAGTGGGGTTTAACGATTTGAGTGGACCAATTCCATCAAAGATCTTCAACATTTCAACATTGAAATACTTGTATCTTTCATACAACTCTCTCTCAGGTGTTTTACCATCAGAAATGGGGTATACTCTGCCAAACTTGGTGCAACTACACTTAACTGGGAACAAGCTTGTTGGAAGCATTCCAAATGGTTTATTCAATGCTACTTTGCTTACTAAAATTGACTTGAGTGAGAATCAATTCAATGGACTCATGCCTACCGGATTTCGATATCTATCAATCCTTGAAGTTCTTCATATAGGTGGCAATAATTTGACAAGTTCTCATGAACTTGAATTCCTTACATCCTTGACAAGTTCTACACAGTTGAAGCGTATTGTAGTAACTGGCAATCCTTTAAAGGCGAGTCTTCCTAAGTCGATTGGAAACTTATCAAAGTCTCTAGAACTTTTTCAAGCAGATCTCTGTAAAATTTATGGCAACATTCCATTGGAAATAGGAAACATAAGTAGCTTGTTGAATTTAAATTTGTATGGGAATGATATAAGTGGACCAATTCCTACTACAATTAAAGGGTTACAGAAGCTTCAGTCTTTGAATTTGAGCTACAATGAATTGCAGGGATCCATCATAGATGAGCTTTGTGAAATTGGGAGCTTAAGTGTGCTGTCTCTATCAAGTAATAAGCTATCTGGAGTTATACCAACATGCTTGGGAAATATGGCCTCTCTTAGAATCGTTTACATGGATTCTAACAAATTGATCTCAGAGATACCATCTTCTTTTTGGAATCTCAAGGATGTCTTAGAGGTAAATTTATCATCTAATGCTCTTGTTGGAGAACTTCCATATGATATAGGAAGATTGAGAGCTCTGGTTCTATTGGATCTATCAAAAAATGAGTTTTCAGGCAACATTCCTACAACCATAAGTTCCTTGGGAACTCTGCAAAATTTGTCCCTGGCAAGCAACAAATTTCAAGGGTCTATTCCTGTGTCGTTCGGCGAAATGGTAAGCTTAAGCTCACTGGACTTATCTCGAAATCTTTTGTCAGGTGCGATTCCAAAATCCTTAGAGTCACTTGTTTATCTTAAATACATCAACTTGTCTTATAATAAATTGCAAGGAGAGATTCCTAATGATGGACCATTTGTAAATTTCACTGCTCAATCTTTCATGCATAATGAAGCACTTTGTGGTAATCCTCG is a window encoding:
- the LOC112783475 gene encoding uncharacterized protein produces the protein MAINPWFHVSVFLLSFYYTFALLSTLGKSITSTDDESALLAFKSSITSDPNHMLSNWSTSSSSSLCNWVGVICDLDNGRVKSLNLSNMGLVGTIPPHVGNLSFLEELDLKGNNFHGMLPQEMFSLHQLRLLNLSSNAFGGSIPQSVSNLSNLVEFDCSSNLINGTIPPVIGQLRQLKLFNFENNSLSGIIPPTVSNLTLLEVFNLGSNFISGEIPREVGDLTKLRRMRFDHNKLSGKIPATLFNMSVLYDFILHFNDLSGTLPSNICQGLPQLSYLYLNENDLSGKMPTVWHNCQELIHVNLSVNGFDKGPMPSDFGNLTKLQYLYLDDNNLEGEVPFSLLNISSLVIMSLMENKLKGQLPSDMCHLLPQLECLYLDTNQFEGIIPRSISRCTQLKVLRLMYNQFTGTIPGELADLNNLQYLMLGFNKLSGTIPLKLLNSTALRLLYLSYNSLSGTLPSDKGYNLPNLDQLHLTGNKFVGTIPSGLFNATLLTKLDLSENQFSGVMPAAFRDLSILEVLHIGGNNLTTDNDSHELDFLTSLTSSTHLRRIILSNNPLNATLPKSIGNLSQSLVLFQADNCGIYGNIPMEVGNITSLWNLNLYGNNISGPIPATIKRLQNLQSLNLSYNGLQGSIIDELCEIKSLSVLALSSNKLSGAIPACLGNMDSLRKVYMDSNKLNSGIPSSFWNLNDILEVNLSSNALTGQLSPGIEKLRALVLLDLSRNDISGDIPAISSLALQNLSLASNKLQGSIPESLGKLVSLNSLDLSQNLLSGSIPKSLESLTFLKYINLSYNNLQGEIPSGGPFANFTAQSFMHNEALCGNPRLQVPPCAKQDGKSSRLKLILAICIPLVIVLIILILACIIVRRHRIKDEENPAEKNSSDLGAAKRISYYELVQATNGFNESNLIGKGGFGSVYQGMLSSGMIVAIKVINVDLEATSKSFDAECNAMRNLRHRNLVKVITSCSNDEFKSLVMEFMPNGSLDKWLYSHNYCLDFLQRLNIMMDVASALEYLHYGSSIPVVHCDLKPSNVLLDEDMVAHVSDFGIAKLLDEGQSITHTKTMATLGYVAPEYGSKGIISIKGDVYSYGIMLMEVFTRKMPTDDMFAAELSLKSWINNSMPDSVMEVVDSNLIQLYGDEDIDVVLPHISSVLRLALSCCADSAEERIKMTDVVAALTKIKNEFTLMKE